In a genomic window of Methanomassiliicoccus sp.:
- a CDS encoding lipopolysaccharide biosynthesis protein, with protein MPDDLKSNVLSSLFWKFLEGGGVTGIQFVVQIILARLLLPEDFGIIALIIVFISISQAFVQSGLGTALVQKKEVTDEDLSSVLFLSLGIALVFYCILFVAAPFIASFYHQPIIAPVLRVLGLTLFFAAVNSIQKAVVARNFQFRRLFISSLGAVLLSGAIGIAMAYGGFQVWALVGQQLTSMVALCVIMWFTVRWRPHLLFSLPRVKGLFSYGWKLLASSLMDVTCNNVYPLVIGKIYPPNVLGYFVQGQVIPKTLIENVDTSIQAVMLPAYCKKQDDRPQLKQMMRRAMVTSSFIVFPAMVGLAAVAKPLVVLILTDKWLPSVLFLQIFCAVYALWPIHTANLQAINAIGRSDIFLKLDVVKRTVDLGILAVSILFGIYAIALGMVLSGVIATFINAYPNRKLLDYSFTEQWRDIVPSLVLSLVMGGLVYSVLFLGLSTWVTLISQIAIGLVTYLGLAWALKLDSLMYAVGVVSEYFSKLKEPC; from the coding sequence ATGCCCGACGACCTCAAGTCCAACGTGCTCTCGTCGCTCTTCTGGAAGTTCCTAGAAGGGGGAGGGGTGACCGGGATCCAGTTCGTCGTGCAGATCATCCTTGCGCGCCTGCTACTTCCCGAGGATTTTGGTATCATCGCCCTCATCATAGTCTTCATCTCCATATCCCAGGCATTCGTACAGAGCGGCCTGGGGACAGCCCTCGTCCAAAAGAAGGAGGTCACCGACGAGGACCTCTCCTCGGTGCTGTTCTTGTCGCTGGGGATCGCCCTCGTGTTCTACTGCATCCTATTCGTGGCTGCCCCCTTCATCGCGTCGTTCTACCACCAGCCGATCATCGCTCCGGTCCTCCGGGTCCTGGGCCTCACCCTCTTCTTCGCCGCCGTAAACTCAATCCAGAAGGCGGTCGTGGCCAGGAACTTCCAGTTCCGGAGGCTGTTCATCAGCAGCCTCGGCGCGGTCCTCCTGTCGGGAGCGATCGGGATCGCCATGGCCTACGGGGGGTTTCAGGTGTGGGCACTGGTGGGGCAGCAGCTGACCTCGATGGTGGCGCTGTGCGTCATCATGTGGTTCACCGTAAGGTGGAGACCACACCTGCTCTTTTCCCTCCCCCGGGTCAAGGGGCTGTTCTCCTACGGGTGGAAGCTTCTGGCATCGAGTCTGATGGACGTGACATGCAACAACGTCTATCCCCTGGTCATCGGGAAGATCTATCCACCGAACGTACTGGGGTACTTCGTTCAGGGCCAGGTGATCCCGAAAACGCTGATAGAGAACGTCGACACCTCGATCCAGGCGGTCATGCTCCCCGCCTACTGCAAGAAACAGGACGATCGGCCCCAGTTGAAACAGATGATGCGCAGGGCCATGGTCACCAGCTCGTTCATCGTATTTCCGGCGATGGTCGGTCTGGCTGCCGTAGCCAAACCCCTGGTCGTTCTTATCCTGACGGACAAATGGCTTCCCAGCGTCCTCTTCCTGCAGATATTCTGCGCGGTATACGCCCTTTGGCCCATCCACACAGCCAACCTTCAAGCCATCAACGCCATCGGCCGGAGTGATATCTTCCTCAAGCTGGATGTCGTCAAGAGGACGGTCGACCTGGGCATCCTCGCGGTGTCCATCCTTTTCGGCATCTACGCCATAGCCCTGGGGATGGTGTTGAGCGGGGTGATCGCCACCTTCATCAACGCCTATCCGAACAGGAAGCTGCTCGACTACAGCTTCACCGAGCAATGGCGGGACATCGTTCCGTCCCTCGTCCTCTCTCTGGTCATGGGTGGGCTCGTGTACAGCGTTCTGTTCCTGGGCCTTTCCACCTGGGTGACGCTCATCTCGCAGATCGCGATCGGTCTGGTAACGTACCTGGGGCTCGCCTGGGCACTGAAATTGGATTCCCTGATGTATGCCGTGGGGGTGGTGAGTGAGTACTTCTCGAAGCTCAAAGAGCCATGCTGA
- a CDS encoding DegT/DnrJ/EryC1/StrS family aminotransferase → MIPVTRPYLPDKDKYLGYVERCYQSNQLTNNGPLVQELKARLEEYLGVRYLLLVANGTLALQIAYQALGVTGKAITTPFTYVATSSSLRWEGISPIYADIDAGTLNLSPDKARKAVEPKVTALVPVHVYGNPCDVEAFEQMADDHDLSVIYDAAHAFGVRLKDRSVLRCGDASVLSFHATKVFHTIEGGAVVFKREEDYEMACRLINFGFDGDRIVDVGINAKMSELHAAMGLTMLDEMDALLEKRREVHERYEDALSGRFEVPRWNEAATRNYAYYPVLLPSEHDLEVTQRRLNEAGIFPRRYFYPSLDTVGYMPPGGEAPVSRDRACRVLCLPIYPTLAPESQEKVISMMVQ, encoded by the coding sequence ATGATCCCCGTCACCCGGCCCTACCTGCCGGACAAGGACAAATATCTCGGATACGTCGAGCGGTGCTATCAGAGCAACCAGCTCACCAACAATGGCCCTTTGGTGCAGGAGCTGAAGGCCCGCCTGGAGGAATACCTGGGCGTCCGCTACCTGCTCCTCGTGGCCAATGGCACCCTGGCCCTGCAGATAGCGTACCAGGCTCTGGGCGTTACTGGGAAGGCCATAACCACTCCGTTCACTTATGTGGCCACCAGCAGCTCGCTGAGGTGGGAGGGCATCTCGCCCATCTACGCCGACATTGACGCGGGAACGCTGAACCTCAGCCCCGATAAGGCCCGCAAGGCGGTGGAGCCCAAGGTTACGGCCCTGGTGCCGGTCCATGTATACGGGAACCCTTGTGATGTAGAAGCCTTCGAACAGATGGCCGACGATCATGATCTGAGCGTGATCTACGACGCCGCCCACGCCTTTGGCGTTCGATTGAAGGATAGAAGCGTCCTTCGATGTGGGGACGCCTCCGTCCTCAGCTTCCATGCGACGAAGGTGTTCCATACCATTGAAGGGGGAGCGGTCGTGTTCAAGAGAGAGGAAGATTACGAGATGGCATGCAGGCTGATCAACTTCGGCTTTGATGGGGATCGAATCGTCGATGTCGGCATCAACGCCAAGATGAGCGAGCTGCACGCCGCCATGGGGCTGACTATGCTGGACGAGATGGATGCCCTCCTTGAGAAGCGCAGGGAAGTACACGAACGCTACGAGGACGCGCTGTCTGGGCGCTTCGAGGTGCCCCGTTGGAACGAGGCCGCCACGCGTAACTACGCTTACTATCCGGTGCTCCTACCCTCGGAGCACGATCTCGAGGTAACGCAGCGCCGCCTGAATGAGGCGGGCATCTTCCCCCGGCGGTACTTCTATCCTTCCCTGGACACCGTGGGATACATGCCCCCTGGTGGAGAGGCCCCCGTCTCCAGGGACAGGGCCTGCAGGGTTCTCTGTTTGCCCATATATCCAACCCTCGCCCCTGAAAGCCAGGAAAAGGTCATATCGATGATGGTCCAGTAA
- the rfbA gene encoding glucose-1-phosphate thymidylyltransferase RfbA: MKGIILAGGSGTRLYPVTRGLSKHLLPIYDKPMIYYPLSVLMLAGIRDILIITTPEDKDNYDRLLGNGQRFGIELTYDVQPSPDGLAQAFIIGEKFIGDDRVCLILGDNIFYGPDLTPRLRKAFDRESGATVFGYFVKNPESFGVIEFDQNLKAVSIEEKPSRPRSNYAVTGLYFYDNDVIDIAKRVKPSNRGELEITSVNQAYLDRGDLNVELLGRGFAWLDTGTHDSLLDAAQFVETIERRQGYKIACLEEIAWRNGWMTSERVKELAQPGVKNDYGRYLCELLESETRKHI; this comes from the coding sequence ATGAAGGGCATCATTCTCGCCGGGGGCAGCGGGACGCGGCTCTACCCCGTCACCAGGGGGTTGTCCAAGCACTTGCTGCCGATATATGATAAACCGATGATCTATTACCCGCTGTCGGTGCTGATGCTGGCCGGCATCAGGGACATATTGATCATCACCACTCCCGAGGACAAGGATAACTATGATCGGCTGCTGGGAAACGGCCAGCGATTCGGCATCGAATTGACTTATGACGTCCAACCCAGCCCTGACGGCCTGGCCCAGGCCTTCATCATCGGCGAGAAGTTCATCGGCGATGACCGCGTGTGCCTCATCCTGGGGGACAACATCTTCTACGGTCCGGACCTGACGCCAAGGCTCAGGAAGGCATTCGACCGGGAGTCCGGGGCCACGGTGTTCGGCTATTTCGTCAAGAACCCGGAGAGCTTTGGGGTCATCGAGTTCGATCAGAACCTGAAGGCAGTCTCGATAGAGGAAAAACCATCGCGACCCAGGTCGAACTACGCCGTAACCGGACTGTACTTCTACGACAACGATGTCATAGATATCGCAAAAAGAGTGAAACCCTCGAACCGGGGGGAGCTGGAGATCACGAGCGTCAACCAGGCCTACCTGGACAGGGGCGATCTCAACGTCGAGCTCCTTGGGCGGGGCTTCGCATGGTTGGACACGGGAACCCACGACAGCCTGCTGGACGCCGCCCAGTTCGTGGAGACCATCGAGAGGCGGCAGGGCTACAAGATCGCCTGCCTGGAGGAGATTGCGTGGCGCAACGGTTGGATGACCTCGGAGCGGGTTAAGGAGTTGGCCCAGCCGGGGGTCAAGAACGACTATGGGCGGTATCTCTGTGAGCTGCTGGAATCGGAGACGAGGAAGCATATATGA
- a CDS encoding glycosyltransferase: MADPDAPMVSVCVIAYNHERYIRQCLDGILMQEVDFPYEVLVHDDASTDGTADIIREYEARHQGIVKPIYQSENQYSRGRDVDRFNFDRARGKYLAYCEGDDYWTDSQKLSRQVRFLEANPDFAGTLHRVSAIDGHGERIEIPRYTAVEEHEYTIEEYPKNLIPGQSASYVIRNVFLTMSPQLRDEFYSCKVNGDVILPLLLVLMGKVYCFSEAMATYRYIVSGGKSWSAQTHGENLAYRQFRERLALQRFAREGFNHSLPQSILYDAAITASVAAVSKPSVSNSKILLSIVREMPDKRSMIPYLMVNMPHRAVELLRSRTRQP; encoded by the coding sequence ATGGCAGACCCGGATGCGCCGATGGTGAGCGTGTGCGTTATCGCGTACAATCACGAGAGATACATCCGCCAGTGCCTGGACGGCATACTCATGCAAGAGGTGGACTTCCCCTACGAGGTGCTGGTCCACGATGACGCGTCCACGGACGGAACCGCTGACATCATCCGTGAGTACGAGGCGAGGCATCAGGGGATCGTCAAGCCGATATACCAATCGGAGAACCAGTACTCGCGGGGCAGGGACGTCGACAGGTTCAATTTTGATCGTGCACGTGGGAAGTATCTCGCCTACTGCGAAGGCGATGATTATTGGACCGATTCCCAGAAGCTAAGCCGTCAGGTCAGATTCCTGGAGGCCAATCCGGATTTCGCCGGTACGCTGCACCGAGTCTCGGCCATCGATGGACATGGAGAGAGGATCGAGATCCCCCGGTACACCGCCGTCGAGGAGCACGAGTACACCATCGAGGAGTATCCGAAGAACCTCATTCCTGGTCAATCGGCCTCGTACGTCATCCGCAACGTGTTCTTGACCATGAGTCCCCAGCTCAGGGACGAGTTCTACTCCTGCAAGGTCAACGGCGACGTCATACTGCCCCTCCTCCTGGTGCTGATGGGCAAGGTATACTGCTTCTCGGAGGCCATGGCTACCTACCGGTACATTGTATCCGGCGGCAAGAGCTGGAGCGCACAAACGCACGGTGAGAATCTAGCATATCGTCAGTTCCGGGAGCGGTTGGCGCTGCAGCGGTTCGCGCGCGAGGGGTTCAATCATTCGCTGCCGCAATCCATACTCTACGACGCGGCGATAACGGCGAGCGTGGCGGCAGTAAGCAAACCGAGCGTGTCGAACTCCAAGATCTTGCTTTCGATCGTCAGGGAGATGCCGGACAAGCGCTCGATGATCCCTTACCTCATGGTCAACATGCCGCATCGCGCGGTCGAGCTGCTTAGATCGCGCACCAGGCAACCGTGA
- a CDS encoding GNAT family N-acetyltransferase yields MRGSDYYLISTEDREEWLEIIERAEQLDIAFHPDYLRSLECLDQEKSAFGGRGRLFVYDSGEGTAICPFMLKSLSGLDPRWRGDDISSPYGYSGPVWISPRRLDRPICEGFRNAFDDFCTDQGIVTEFYRPNPFLQRCDSGGDGTMIDHGPMVYIDLVQDMETIHRDFKKNCRQSINKATRSGVTIRASPKDGADIREFTKIYDETMKRSQAETDYYFPEEFYRRLAAMEESTLLLAEHEGQVVSALWLLAYGNSAHAFLGGTNVEGRNLNAFYLILAEAISRSKLSGWRVFCFGGGHGHRDGVLDFKLSFSRTTAPFRTFRKVHDLAMYEDVCTATGVSSDLDQYFPPYRGVGR; encoded by the coding sequence ATGAGAGGTTCCGATTATTACCTGATCAGCACTGAGGACAGGGAAGAGTGGTTAGAGATTATCGAGCGGGCCGAGCAACTGGACATCGCCTTCCACCCCGATTACCTTAGAAGCTTGGAGTGCCTGGACCAGGAGAAAAGCGCGTTCGGAGGCCGGGGACGGCTGTTCGTCTATGACTCCGGGGAAGGAACGGCAATATGCCCGTTCATGCTCAAATCCCTCTCCGGTCTCGATCCGAGGTGGAGGGGAGACGACATCTCCTCACCTTATGGTTACTCGGGGCCGGTGTGGATCTCCCCTCGGCGGTTGGACCGCCCGATATGCGAGGGGTTTCGCAATGCATTCGACGACTTCTGCACCGACCAAGGCATCGTGACCGAATTCTACAGACCCAATCCATTCCTCCAACGTTGCGATTCGGGCGGCGATGGAACCATGATCGATCATGGCCCCATGGTGTACATCGACCTCGTTCAGGACATGGAGACGATACACCGGGACTTCAAAAAGAATTGCCGTCAGTCTATTAACAAGGCGACGAGATCCGGAGTAACAATCCGCGCCTCGCCCAAGGACGGGGCGGACATCAGGGAGTTCACTAAGATTTATGATGAGACGATGAAGCGGAGCCAGGCTGAAACGGACTACTATTTCCCTGAGGAATTCTACCGTCGCCTGGCAGCAATGGAGGAATCCACGCTGCTGTTGGCGGAGCACGAGGGCCAGGTCGTCTCCGCGCTCTGGCTCCTTGCATACGGTAACAGTGCACATGCCTTCCTCGGCGGAACGAACGTCGAGGGACGGAACCTAAACGCCTTCTATCTGATATTGGCCGAGGCGATCAGCAGGTCCAAGCTATCCGGGTGGAGGGTGTTCTGCTTCGGCGGAGGCCATGGCCACCGGGACGGGGTCCTCGATTTCAAGCTGTCATTCTCACGGACCACGGCGCCGTTCAGGACTTTCAGGAAGGTCCATGACCTCGCTATGTACGAGGATGTCTGCACGGCCACCGGGGTTTCGAGCGACCTGGATCAATATTTCCCTCCGTACCGGGGCGTCGGCCGATGA
- a CDS encoding antibiotic biosynthesis monooxygenase family protein: MTVARIVWWKLKPGTRDEAASRIDGHLDQIKNQDGYRGFMSFLSASNPDRMTVVSVWEDEQAMVRAEKDIYPQVVDSLSDLLAEEPQVARQSIHTADIPKILA; this comes from the coding sequence ATGACTGTCGCAAGGATCGTTTGGTGGAAGCTCAAGCCCGGGACGAGAGATGAAGCGGCCAGCAGGATCGATGGGCACCTGGACCAGATCAAAAACCAGGACGGTTACCGCGGATTCATGTCGTTCCTGTCCGCAAGCAATCCCGACCGGATGACGGTGGTCTCCGTCTGGGAGGACGAGCAGGCCATGGTCCGGGCCGAGAAGGATATCTATCCTCAGGTCGTCGATTCCCTGTCGGACCTATTGGCCGAGGAGCCCCAGGTGGCGCGCCAGAGCATTCATACAGCCGATATCCCCAAGATCCTGGCGTGA
- a CDS encoding glycosyltransferase family 4 protein, which yields MNILVCASEFFPHGSGIANVAHSVTEQWKKQGARCTVCSPSGPDIPIESLRNCGYAGIMPFWEKVRSRFDRQGGDYDLVWLHNPMFVRASPFRDSLATIHTTSYGHVERKGHPLLLHSYYVSKMQIERYCWNKLDRAPGTMFSTISCSVAGELTHLGIEKHPIIPNGVDTERFSPRHRSDALRARLNIPPDAPIFLSVGRLTPQKMPLSLLHVFNEVQKELEEARLLIVGTGELLDQAIEFVRHNDMENVIFLGRVPDGELPSIYASSDYYVMASIYEGQPLTVLEAMASGLPCIVSDIPSIDVVRKAEGGLMVDFQDARGCADAIVGYLRHQDGEHGGNGRSYVEANLDWDIIARRYLELAKDDHGNVGAAGDQ from the coding sequence TTGAACATACTGGTCTGCGCTTCTGAGTTCTTCCCTCACGGATCCGGCATCGCCAACGTGGCTCACAGCGTCACGGAGCAGTGGAAGAAGCAGGGAGCACGGTGCACCGTATGTTCGCCCTCCGGGCCGGACATACCCATCGAGTCCCTGCGCAACTGCGGGTACGCCGGCATCATGCCGTTCTGGGAGAAGGTGCGCTCCCGTTTCGATCGTCAGGGAGGCGACTATGACCTCGTGTGGCTCCATAATCCAATGTTCGTCCGGGCCAGCCCGTTCCGCGATTCGTTGGCAACGATCCACACGACCTCGTACGGGCATGTGGAGAGGAAAGGCCACCCCTTGCTGCTCCATTCATACTACGTTTCGAAGATGCAGATCGAGCGCTACTGTTGGAACAAGCTGGACCGCGCTCCCGGAACCATGTTCTCGACCATCAGCTGCTCGGTGGCCGGCGAGCTGACCCATCTGGGGATTGAGAAGCACCCCATCATACCGAACGGAGTAGATACCGAACGATTCTCGCCCCGCCACCGTTCCGATGCTCTCCGGGCCCGGCTGAACATTCCCCCAGACGCTCCGATATTTCTCTCGGTAGGGAGGCTGACCCCCCAGAAGATGCCCCTCAGCCTGCTGCACGTGTTCAATGAGGTGCAGAAAGAACTGGAGGAGGCACGGCTCCTAATCGTGGGGACGGGAGAGCTTCTGGACCAGGCGATCGAGTTCGTCCGCCATAATGATATGGAGAACGTCATCTTCCTGGGGCGGGTGCCTGATGGCGAGCTGCCCTCCATCTATGCCAGCTCCGACTACTATGTCATGGCCTCCATCTACGAGGGCCAGCCGCTGACGGTGCTGGAGGCCATGGCTTCGGGGCTGCCGTGCATCGTTTCCGACATCCCCAGCATCGACGTGGTCAGGAAGGCGGAGGGGGGTCTGATGGTCGACTTCCAGGACGCTCGGGGCTGTGCCGACGCCATCGTCGGATATCTGAGGCACCAGGATGGCGAACATGGCGGCAACGGCCGTTCGTATGTCGAGGCCAACCTCGACTGGGATATCATCGCCCGGAGGTACCTGGAGTTGGCGAAGGACGACCACGGGAACGTCGGGGCCGCAGGTGATCAATGA
- the rfbB gene encoding dTDP-glucose 4,6-dehydratase yields MASIRPIKPSRDMIVRGGIIVKESRRMRRVVVTGGAGFIGSAVVRHLVRQPEHTVLNLDKLTYAGNLDSLSEVEDSPRYRFKQADICEAIEISDIFERYRPDTIIHLAAETHVDRSIDGPGAFIRTNILGTYTLLEAARRYWEDLPRSEQRQFLFHHVSTDEVYGDLGDAGGSFTEASPYAPSSPYSASKASSDHLVRAWFRTYGLPTIVTNCTNNYGPYQFPEKFVPLMILNALDGQPLPIYGQGDQIRDWLYVEDHVRALCLVAAGGETGETYNIGGRSERRNIEVVQFICELLDELVPKKPGNIERFSDLITFVQDRPGHDRRYAIDPSKVRAELGWIPSETFETGMRKTVEWYLANRTWCRRVQDGSYQRQRLGVLA; encoded by the coding sequence ATGGCCAGCATAAGGCCGATTAAACCATCAAGGGATATGATCGTCAGAGGGGGAATCATCGTCAAAGAGAGCCGCAGGATGAGGCGGGTGGTCGTTACTGGCGGGGCGGGGTTCATCGGCTCGGCAGTCGTCCGCCACTTGGTACGACAGCCGGAACATACTGTATTGAACCTTGACAAGCTGACCTACGCAGGAAACCTGGACTCGCTCAGCGAGGTGGAGGACAGCCCTCGCTACCGCTTCAAGCAGGCGGACATATGCGAGGCCATCGAGATAAGCGACATCTTCGAACGATATCGGCCGGATACCATTATACATCTGGCCGCCGAAACGCACGTCGACCGCTCCATCGACGGCCCCGGGGCGTTCATCAGGACCAATATCCTGGGCACCTATACCTTATTGGAAGCGGCGCGTAGATACTGGGAAGATCTGCCCAGGAGCGAGCAGCGTCAATTCCTCTTCCATCACGTATCGACCGACGAGGTCTACGGAGACCTCGGGGACGCCGGAGGAAGTTTCACTGAGGCCAGCCCCTACGCTCCGAGCTCTCCCTATTCTGCGAGCAAGGCAAGCTCCGATCACCTGGTACGGGCGTGGTTCCGGACCTACGGGCTGCCCACCATAGTGACCAACTGCACCAACAATTACGGCCCGTACCAGTTCCCGGAGAAGTTCGTTCCGCTGATGATCCTCAACGCGCTGGATGGCCAGCCTCTGCCGATCTACGGCCAGGGTGACCAGATCCGGGACTGGCTCTACGTGGAGGATCATGTCCGTGCCCTCTGCCTGGTGGCCGCCGGGGGAGAAACGGGCGAGACCTATAACATCGGCGGACGAAGCGAGAGAAGGAACATCGAGGTAGTGCAGTTCATCTGCGAGCTGCTCGACGAACTCGTCCCCAAGAAGCCGGGCAACATCGAACGATTCAGCGACCTCATCACCTTCGTGCAGGACCGCCCCGGTCACGACCGCCGCTATGCCATCGACCCCTCGAAGGTGCGGGCTGAGCTTGGCTGGATTCCGAGCGAAACGTTCGAGACGGGTATGCGCAAGACCGTCGAATGGTACCTGGCAAACCGGACCTGGTGCCGGCGGGTTCAGGACGGTTCCTACCAGAGGCAGAGGCTGGGCGTGTTGGCATGA
- a CDS encoding PAS domain S-box protein, whose product MSSSKFEHIVELANEGIWTLDAAGRIDYINERGAAILGYAPEEMLGHPPTDFLFPADRQGFNGIPGINGQAETQRYEVRARRKDGKAVWLSASTSSIYDDDGRYQGAMAVFSDVTAHRMAEEAMAFQAHLLANAHDAIIALDRDFRVIYWNEMAEWMLGWTALEAIGRHPAGLLRVQVPGSSNEVVFNEAIRKGYYSGEGALCHRCRGEYPVDLRTKVLKDERGEVMEVVISIQDISDRKAAERALKKSEERHRHLVQYAPSAIFEFDFRTMRFRNVNEAVTRISGYSEEELLSMNAFDFIDDESMGRFMEGIAKRLAGVEMSEEVEYSIHTKDGRKLWIDFHLKPIYKDDRLVGAFVVGHDVTEQRAVRERLRESEERLRTVVESSRDGIYMFDVHTARLVFMSPAMAEVTGYSEEELKEMPGEELNEKTHPEDRERMAVSNQAVLAGKDIGEMAEYRWRVKGGEYRWLSDRRRLICDEKGRPTAVAGIIRDITDRKREEQALQESEEHLRLHFDNSPLAVIEWDADFVVTRWAGEAERMFGWTAEEAVGRMITDLDLTYPEDLPIVEETMAQLARRTSDKIVTSNRNLTKGGRVIECTWYHSMLVVGDGKTISVLSLVLDNTARVEAERELMRSANELRRSNAELQQFAYIASHDLQEPLRMVSIYLSLLKKRHGSGLEPEAKEYVSIAMDGADRMRQLVNDLLEYSRVETRERKFRPVDMNRVAAGVKSELRIAIAEASAEVRIDPLPTVLADEVQMRQLMTNLLNNAIKFRGDRKTEVEVTAVGREGEWLFSVRDNGIGVDPKYAEKLFRMFQRLHTRDEYPGTGIGLAIAKKIVERHGGRIWVESDGKSGSTFVFTLPRA is encoded by the coding sequence ATGTCGTCGAGTAAGTTCGAGCATATCGTGGAATTAGCCAACGAGGGCATCTGGACGTTGGATGCAGCCGGCCGGATCGACTACATTAACGAGCGGGGAGCGGCCATCCTCGGTTACGCTCCGGAGGAGATGCTCGGCCACCCGCCCACGGACTTCCTCTTTCCTGCGGATAGGCAAGGGTTCAACGGCATACCGGGGATCAATGGCCAGGCCGAGACGCAGCGCTATGAGGTCCGCGCTCGTCGCAAGGACGGCAAGGCGGTGTGGCTATCCGCATCCACGTCGTCCATCTATGACGATGACGGCCGTTACCAGGGCGCGATGGCGGTGTTCTCCGACGTGACCGCGCACAGGATGGCCGAGGAGGCAATGGCCTTCCAGGCCCACCTACTGGCAAACGCCCATGACGCCATAATCGCCCTGGATCGGGATTTTCGGGTGATCTATTGGAACGAGATGGCCGAGTGGATGCTGGGGTGGACGGCGCTCGAGGCCATCGGCCGGCACCCGGCCGGGCTGTTGAGGGTCCAGGTGCCGGGTAGTTCCAACGAGGTCGTGTTCAACGAGGCTATCCGGAAGGGCTATTACAGCGGTGAAGGGGCCCTTTGTCACCGGTGCAGGGGAGAGTACCCCGTAGACCTCCGTACCAAGGTGTTGAAGGACGAGCGAGGGGAGGTCATGGAGGTGGTAATCTCCATCCAGGATATCAGCGACCGGAAGGCGGCCGAGAGGGCATTGAAAAAGAGCGAGGAGCGCCATCGCCACCTGGTTCAGTATGCTCCATCCGCCATCTTCGAATTCGACTTCCGCACCATGCGCTTCAGGAACGTCAACGAGGCGGTGACCAGGATCAGTGGCTACTCCGAGGAGGAACTGCTCTCGATGAACGCGTTCGACTTCATCGACGATGAGAGCATGGGACGCTTCATGGAAGGGATCGCCAAGCGGCTCGCCGGGGTCGAGATGAGCGAGGAGGTCGAGTACAGCATCCATACCAAGGACGGCCGGAAGTTGTGGATCGACTTCCATCTTAAACCCATCTACAAGGACGACCGGCTCGTGGGTGCGTTCGTGGTCGGTCATGACGTCACCGAGCAGCGGGCGGTCAGGGAGAGGCTGCGGGAGAGCGAGGAGCGCTTGCGGACCGTTGTCGAGAGCTCCCGCGATGGCATCTACATGTTCGACGTTCATACTGCCCGATTAGTCTTCATGAGTCCGGCCATGGCGGAGGTCACTGGCTACTCCGAAGAAGAGCTGAAGGAGATGCCCGGCGAGGAGTTGAACGAGAAGACCCATCCTGAGGACAGGGAAAGGATGGCGGTTAGCAATCAAGCGGTCTTGGCAGGGAAGGACATCGGCGAGATGGCGGAGTACCGCTGGAGGGTGAAGGGTGGAGAATACCGGTGGCTGAGCGACCGCCGCAGGCTGATCTGCGATGAGAAAGGCCGCCCGACCGCGGTGGCCGGGATCATCAGAGACATCACCGACCGCAAGCGAGAGGAGCAGGCATTGCAGGAGAGCGAAGAGCACTTGCGGCTGCACTTCGACAACTCACCGCTGGCGGTCATCGAGTGGGATGCCGACTTTGTGGTCACCCGGTGGGCCGGTGAGGCGGAGAGAATGTTCGGCTGGACCGCTGAGGAAGCGGTCGGAAGGATGATCACGGACCTTGATCTCACCTATCCCGAGGACCTTCCCATCGTCGAGGAAACTATGGCCCAGCTCGCCCGCCGGACGAGCGACAAGATCGTCACCTCAAATCGCAACCTCACCAAGGGCGGCAGGGTGATCGAGTGCACCTGGTATCACTCGATGCTCGTGGTCGGGGATGGAAAAACTATCTCCGTGCTCTCCCTGGTGCTCGACAACACCGCCCGGGTCGAGGCGGAGAGGGAACTCATGCGGAGCGCCAACGAGCTCCGCCGATCCAACGCCGAGCTGCAGCAATTCGCCTATATCGCGTCGCACGACCTCCAGGAGCCGCTGCGGATGGTGTCCATCTACCTATCGCTGCTGAAGAAGAGGCATGGGAGCGGGCTTGAGCCTGAGGCGAAGGAGTACGTCAGCATCGCCATGGACGGCGCGGATCGGATGAGGCAGCTGGTGAACGACCTGCTGGAGTATTCTCGGGTGGAGACGAGGGAACGCAAGTTCCGTCCAGTGGACATGAACCGGGTCGCCGCTGGGGTGAAGAGCGAGCTGAGGATCGCCATCGCCGAGGCCAGCGCGGAGGTGAGGATCGACCCGCTGCCGACGGTGCTCGCCGACGAAGTCCAGATGAGGCAGTTGATGACAAATCTGCTCAACAACGCCATTAAGTTCCGCGGCGACCGGAAAACGGAGGTCGAGGTGACCGCGGTCGGCCGGGAGGGGGAATGGCTTTTCAGCGTCCGGGACAACGGCATAGGCGTCGACCCCAAGTATGCTGAGAAGCTGTTCAGGATGTTCCAGCGGCTGCACACCAGGGACGAGTACCCCGGGACCGGTATAGGGCTGGCGATCGCCAAGAAGATCGTCGAACGCCACGGTGGCCGCATCTGGGTAGAATCGGATGGAAAGAGCGGCTCGACCTTTGTCTTCACCCTGCCGCGGGCCTGA